A genome region from Streptomyces antimycoticus includes the following:
- the tgmB gene encoding ATP-grasp ribosomal peptide maturase, with protein MTVLILTCAEDVTADMVVSVLYDRGVPVVRLDPADLPGQVSLSAEYAQGDFHGHLSTGDRVASMTGLRSIWVRRPGRPAARASHQSEWLTTESEHALYGTLHSTDARWMNHPVAAEQARRKPWQLRVAHHSGFAVPPTLITTFPQMARDFAARYRDLVVKSISGAHPSDPPMALPTSRVEPDADFAGVAAGPTLFQQHVPKRADIRLTCVGDELFAARKLSDPKEVDGRFTDNGDLWSPVRIPDRIVGAVRAYMSLAHLAYGAFDFAEDGDGTWWFLECNQGGQFGFIELETGQPIAEAVAAWLAGRPTPPR; from the coding sequence ATGACGGTCCTCATACTGACCTGTGCCGAGGACGTGACCGCGGACATGGTGGTGTCGGTCCTGTATGACCGGGGCGTCCCGGTCGTACGCCTGGACCCCGCCGACCTCCCCGGCCAGGTCAGCCTGTCAGCGGAGTACGCCCAGGGCGACTTCCACGGTCACCTGTCGACGGGTGACCGGGTGGCGAGCATGACCGGACTGCGCTCGATATGGGTGCGCAGACCCGGTCGCCCGGCCGCGCGAGCCAGCCACCAGTCCGAATGGCTGACGACCGAGTCCGAACACGCCCTGTACGGAACACTGCACTCAACGGACGCGCGCTGGATGAACCACCCGGTCGCGGCCGAGCAGGCCCGCCGCAAGCCCTGGCAGTTGCGTGTCGCCCACCACAGTGGCTTCGCGGTCCCTCCCACCCTGATCACCACCTTCCCGCAAATGGCACGCGACTTCGCCGCCCGGTACCGGGATCTCGTCGTGAAGTCGATTTCGGGAGCACACCCCAGTGACCCACCGATGGCACTTCCCACCAGCCGTGTCGAGCCGGATGCCGACTTCGCAGGAGTGGCAGCCGGCCCCACCCTATTTCAACAACACGTACCCAAGCGTGCGGATATCCGGCTGACCTGTGTCGGAGACGAGTTGTTCGCCGCCCGGAAGTTGTCCGACCCCAAGGAGGTGGACGGGCGCTTCACCGACAACGGCGACCTCTGGTCCCCGGTCCGCATACCTGACCGCATCGTGGGGGCCGTCCGTGCCTACATGTCGCTCGCCCACCTCGCCTACGGTGCCTTCGATTTCGCCGAGGACGGTGACGGCACCTGGTGGTTCCTCGAGTGCAACCAGGGCGGGCAGTTCGGCTTCATCGAGCTGGAGACCGGCCAGCCCATCGCCGAGGCCGTCGCGGCCTGGCTGGCTGGTCGACCCACCCCTCCTCGGTAG
- the tgmA gene encoding putative ATP-grasp-modified RiPP, giving the protein MKHFALDYARPAAPPPIVIPYAYDPRRQWNVLPDGRPATSDRALLLATSTTCSTAGSKTHFDD; this is encoded by the coding sequence ATGAAACACTTCGCGTTGGACTACGCCCGCCCCGCCGCGCCCCCGCCCATCGTGATCCCTTACGCCTATGACCCCAGACGGCAGTGGAACGTCCTGCCCGACGGCCGCCCGGCCACCAGCGACCGCGCCTTGCTGCTGGCGACGAGCACCACCTGCTCCACGGCAGGTTCCAAGACCCACTTCGACGACTGA